In Luteitalea sp. TBR-22, one genomic interval encodes:
- a CDS encoding type IIA DNA topoisomerase subunit B codes for MSTSYTAKDITVLEGLEPVRKRPGMYIGGVGAAGLHHLVWEILDNAIDEAMNGHASQIGVTLHADGSSITVVDDGRGIPVDEHPKTKKTALEVIFTVLHAGGKFEQGNYKTSGGLHGVGASVVNALSKELVATVKRDGFLWEQRFKQGVPQGTVKKLGPARGTGTTVFFHPDATIFPRIEFDAETIAQRLEIASYLHRGLKITFENEVTGQKVTYNHAEGLADYLKKLVAERGARPVHDAAFVVSRDGALRLDLALQWTESTDEHLRSYVNGIPTGSGGTHENGLRAGLGKAMRNFIETHNLTPRGVTLTAEDLREGLVGVLSVFVEEPQFQGQTKDRLNNPEVMSAVDGLVRPALEHWLNSNISIAEAIVARVILAARAREASRAAQQEVTRKSATAHRLTLPGKLSDCTTTNRGLSEIFIVEGDSAGGSAKQGRDRVRQAILPLRGKVLNTESASTAKVLENKELADLVTALGCGVGKQFDLARLRYGRIIILADADSDGHHIATLLLTFIYRHMPQLITGGRVYLAQPPLFRIDVGKETYWAQDDAQRDAIVKKVTGRAKPDITRFKGLGEMMPKVLWETTLNPKTRRLLRVTIADQLTTDRVINELMGKDASARFRFIMDRAEEADELDV; via the coding sequence ATGAGCACGTCCTACACCGCCAAAGACATCACCGTCCTCGAGGGCCTCGAGCCGGTCCGCAAGCGCCCCGGCATGTACATCGGCGGCGTCGGGGCCGCCGGCCTGCACCACCTCGTCTGGGAGATCCTCGACAACGCGATCGACGAGGCGATGAACGGCCACGCCAGCCAGATCGGCGTCACGCTGCACGCCGACGGCAGTTCGATCACCGTCGTCGACGACGGGCGCGGCATCCCGGTCGACGAGCACCCGAAGACGAAGAAGACCGCCCTCGAGGTCATCTTCACCGTCCTGCATGCCGGCGGGAAGTTCGAGCAGGGCAACTACAAGACGTCGGGCGGGCTGCACGGCGTCGGCGCCTCGGTGGTCAACGCCCTCTCCAAGGAACTGGTCGCCACCGTCAAGCGCGACGGCTTCCTCTGGGAGCAGCGCTTCAAGCAGGGCGTGCCGCAGGGCACGGTGAAGAAGCTCGGCCCGGCCCGCGGCACCGGCACCACCGTCTTCTTCCACCCCGATGCCACGATCTTCCCCAGGATCGAGTTCGATGCCGAGACCATTGCGCAGCGTCTCGAGATCGCCAGCTACCTGCACCGCGGCCTGAAGATCACCTTCGAGAACGAGGTCACCGGGCAGAAGGTCACCTACAACCACGCCGAGGGCCTGGCCGACTACCTGAAGAAGCTGGTCGCCGAGCGTGGCGCCAGGCCGGTCCACGACGCCGCGTTCGTCGTGTCGCGCGACGGCGCCCTGCGCCTCGACCTCGCCCTGCAGTGGACCGAGTCCACCGACGAGCACCTGCGCAGTTACGTCAACGGCATCCCGACCGGCTCCGGCGGCACGCACGAGAACGGCCTGCGCGCCGGCCTCGGCAAGGCGATGCGCAACTTCATCGAGACGCACAACCTCACGCCGCGCGGCGTCACGCTCACCGCCGAGGACCTGCGCGAAGGGCTGGTCGGCGTCCTGAGCGTGTTCGTCGAGGAACCGCAGTTCCAGGGGCAGACCAAGGATCGGCTCAACAATCCCGAGGTGATGTCGGCGGTGGACGGCCTGGTGCGGCCGGCCCTCGAGCACTGGCTCAACTCGAACATCTCGATTGCCGAGGCGATCGTCGCCCGGGTGATCCTGGCGGCCCGGGCCCGCGAGGCCAGTCGCGCGGCGCAGCAGGAAGTGACCCGCAAGTCCGCGACGGCGCATCGCCTCACGCTGCCCGGCAAGCTCTCCGACTGCACCACCACCAATCGCGGCCTCAGCGAGATCTTCATCGTCGAAGGCGATTCGGCCGGCGGGTCGGCCAAGCAGGGGCGCGACCGGGTGCGGCAGGCGATTCTGCCGCTGCGCGGCAAGGTCCTCAACACCGAGAGCGCCTCGACCGCCAAGGTCCTCGAGAACAAGGAGCTGGCCGACCTGGTGACCGCGCTCGGCTGCGGGGTCGGCAAGCAGTTCGACCTGGCGCGCCTGCGCTACGGCCGCATCATCATCCTGGCCGACGCCGACTCCGACGGCCACCACATCGCCACGCTGCTGCTCACGTTCATCTACCGGCACATGCCGCAGCTGATCACCGGCGGGCGGGTCTACCTGGCGCAGCCGCCCCTGTTCCGCATCGACGTCGGCAAGGAGACCTACTGGGCGCAGGACGACGCGCAGCGCGATGCAATCGTGAAGAAGGTGACGGGGCGCGCCAAGCCGGACATCACGCGCTTCAAGGGTCTCGGCGAGATGATGCCCAAGGTGCTCTGGGAGACGACGCTGAACCCCAAGACGCGTCGGTTGCTGCGGGTGACGATCGCCGACCAGTTGACCACCGACCGGGTGATCAACGAGCTGATGGGCAAGGACGCCTCGGCGCGCTTCCGGTTCATCATGGACCGCGCCGAGGAGGCCGACGAGCTCGACGTCTAG
- a CDS encoding glutamine synthetase III codes for MGSAASREAIRAIREWAITGPASRTAPRSADDFGRLVFSDAVQRIKLPRPVYKALRRTITRGEALDVSVADAVAVAVKDWALEHGATHYTHWFQPLTGITAEKHDAFLSPTAEGKAVTEFSGKELIKGEPDASSFPSGGMRSTFEARGYTAWDPTSPPWIYKTASGTTLVIPSAFVSWTGESLDKKTPLLRSIEALSKQAVRILKLFGSTADRVMTTCGPEQEYFLIDANFYYSRPDLIGAGRTLFGAKPPKGQELEDQYFGSIPERVLACMREVEDELYAIGVPVKTRHNEVAPSQYEIAPIFEQANVATDHQMMVMETLKRVAPKHGLACLLHEKPFAGVNGSGKHVNWSMGDSEGNNLLNPGDTPHDNIQFLVFCAAVMRAVNKYQGLLRMSVASAGNDHRLGANEAPPAIISIFLGDMLTSIFEQIEKGATRSTTHGGLLETGVDVLPKLPRDAGDRNRTSPFAFTGNKFEFRAVSSNQSIAFPNIVLNVAVAESLDYIATELEKAVEKGAELEDAVGKLLVKLVKENKRIIFNGNGYSEAWQKEAGKRGLLNLRNTVDALPQLTTPEAIKLFEDYKVLNKRELEARLEINFEAYNKAINIEAQTMVLMANRYILPAALAYLTQVAQSVAAGKAAGVQSKEAKKLLTELTKLTDTFKQRTDALVKALAHEGNGDSHKHAKYMRDKIVPAMNALRETGDAIEQIVPSNDWPLPTYREMLFIK; via the coding sequence ATGGGTTCTGCTGCGTCGCGCGAAGCCATTCGCGCCATCCGGGAGTGGGCCATCACGGGCCCAGCGTCCCGTACCGCCCCCCGCTCCGCCGACGACTTCGGCCGGCTCGTCTTCAGCGACGCCGTCCAGCGCATCAAGCTGCCGCGCCCGGTCTACAAGGCCCTGCGCCGCACCATCACCCGGGGCGAGGCCCTCGATGTGTCGGTCGCCGATGCCGTCGCGGTCGCCGTGAAGGACTGGGCGCTCGAGCACGGCGCCACCCATTACACGCACTGGTTCCAGCCGCTCACCGGCATCACCGCCGAGAAGCACGACGCCTTCCTCTCGCCCACCGCCGAGGGCAAGGCCGTCACCGAGTTCAGCGGCAAGGAACTGATCAAGGGCGAGCCCGACGCCTCCTCGTTCCCGTCCGGGGGCATGCGCTCCACGTTCGAGGCGCGTGGCTACACGGCGTGGGACCCGACCAGCCCGCCCTGGATCTACAAGACCGCCTCCGGGACCACGCTGGTGATCCCGAGCGCGTTCGTCAGCTGGACCGGTGAGTCGCTCGACAAGAAGACGCCGCTGCTCCGCTCCATCGAGGCGCTCTCCAAGCAGGCCGTGCGCATCCTGAAGCTGTTCGGCTCGACCGCCGATCGCGTCATGACCACCTGCGGGCCCGAGCAGGAATACTTCCTGATCGACGCCAACTTCTACTACTCGCGTCCCGACCTGATCGGCGCCGGCCGCACGTTGTTCGGGGCCAAGCCGCCCAAGGGCCAGGAACTCGAGGACCAGTACTTCGGCTCGATCCCCGAGCGGGTCCTGGCCTGCATGCGCGAGGTCGAGGACGAGCTCTACGCCATCGGCGTGCCGGTCAAGACGCGCCACAACGAGGTCGCCCCGAGCCAGTACGAAATCGCGCCGATCTTCGAGCAGGCCAACGTCGCCACCGACCACCAGATGATGGTCATGGAGACGCTCAAGCGCGTCGCCCCCAAGCACGGCCTGGCCTGCCTGCTCCACGAGAAGCCGTTTGCGGGCGTCAACGGCTCGGGCAAGCACGTCAACTGGAGCATGGGCGACAGCGAGGGCAACAACCTCCTGAACCCGGGCGACACGCCGCACGACAACATCCAGTTCCTGGTCTTCTGCGCCGCCGTCATGCGCGCGGTCAACAAGTACCAGGGCCTGCTCCGCATGAGCGTCGCCAGCGCCGGCAACGACCACCGCCTCGGCGCCAACGAGGCGCCGCCGGCGATCATCTCGATCTTCCTCGGCGACATGCTCACCAGCATCTTCGAGCAGATCGAGAAGGGCGCGACGCGCAGCACCACGCACGGCGGCCTGCTCGAGACCGGCGTGGACGTCCTGCCCAAGCTGCCGCGCGACGCCGGCGACCGCAACCGCACGAGCCCGTTCGCCTTCACCGGCAACAAGTTCGAGTTCCGCGCGGTCTCCTCCAACCAGAGCATCGCGTTCCCGAACATCGTGCTCAACGTCGCCGTCGCCGAGTCGCTCGACTACATCGCCACCGAGCTCGAGAAGGCGGTCGAGAAGGGCGCCGAGCTCGAGGACGCGGTCGGCAAGCTCCTGGTCAAGCTGGTCAAGGAGAACAAGCGGATCATCTTCAACGGCAACGGCTATTCCGAGGCGTGGCAGAAGGAGGCCGGCAAGCGCGGCCTGCTCAACCTGCGCAACACGGTCGATGCCCTGCCGCAGCTGACCACGCCCGAGGCCATCAAGCTGTTCGAGGACTACAAGGTCCTCAACAAGCGCGAGCTCGAGGCGCGCCTCGAGATCAACTTCGAGGCCTACAACAAGGCGATCAACATCGAGGCGCAGACCATGGTGCTGATGGCCAACCGGTACATCCTGCCGGCCGCCCTCGCGTACCTGACCCAGGTCGCGCAGTCGGTCGCGGCGGGCAAGGCCGCCGGCGTGCAGAGCAAGGAAGCCAAGAAGCTCCTGACCGAGCTGACCAAGCTGACCGACACCTTCAAGCAGCGCACCGACGCCCTGGTGAAGGCGCTCGCCCACGAGGGCAACGGCGACTCGCACAAGCACGCCAAGTACATGCGCGACAAGATCGTCCCGGCGATGAACGCCCTGCGCGAGACCGGTGACGCGATCGAGCAGATCGTGCCGTCCAACGACTGGCCGCTGCCGACCTATCGGGAGATGCTCTTCATCAAGTAG
- a CDS encoding MATE family efflux transporter: MPPPRPTHFDRSIIEGSLGRAVWRIAWPTMLQNAIGGLQGIIDHALVGHFVGYTANAAIGVSWQIFLVVIVFISSLYAGMGVLVARFAGAGDRDAVDHAVGQAFLVSLVLAGGIMAPVGYLLSPRLLLFINAAPEVREAALPFLRLMFVGGIGLLTFFLLGGAFRAAGDPRTPLRLGIILTTLNVLFNVVLIRGAGPIPAFGATGAAMGTVAASLIVAALGLAAMRSPTAAIHLPSLTALRPDWAIIRQLFKFGLPTGFQGVAMNVGGVFLLRYIGALPQSAHAQAAYAISYTELFSLITFTSVGVMGATAAVVGQNLGAGKGDRAWQAVGVSSRLAFAVAVGVGLLFLTIPGPLLAIFGVTDPVTDELGRSLLRHLAVSGLFVTVALAYTGALQGSGDTRSPLYISIVSQVLIPLGLCALWQRVGTFEPVDIWRAIVVGHMTRCLLSIARFRQGKWQRIVVDLGQRVPDESRPEVT; this comes from the coding sequence ATGCCGCCACCTCGCCCGACGCACTTCGACCGCTCGATCATCGAGGGGTCCCTCGGCCGGGCGGTCTGGCGCATCGCCTGGCCGACGATGCTGCAGAACGCCATCGGGGGGCTGCAGGGCATCATCGATCACGCCCTGGTGGGCCACTTCGTCGGCTACACGGCCAACGCCGCCATCGGCGTCAGCTGGCAGATCTTCCTGGTCGTCATCGTCTTCATCAGCTCGTTGTACGCCGGGATGGGCGTGCTCGTGGCGCGCTTTGCCGGGGCCGGCGATCGCGACGCCGTCGATCATGCGGTCGGCCAGGCCTTCCTGGTGTCGCTCGTGCTGGCGGGCGGCATCATGGCGCCGGTCGGCTACCTGCTCTCCCCCCGCCTGCTCCTGTTCATCAATGCCGCCCCTGAAGTGCGGGAGGCCGCCCTGCCGTTCCTGCGGCTCATGTTCGTCGGCGGCATCGGCCTGCTGACGTTCTTCCTGCTCGGGGGCGCCTTCCGCGCTGCCGGAGATCCGCGCACGCCGCTGCGCCTCGGGATCATCCTCACGACGCTCAACGTGCTCTTCAACGTGGTCCTGATCCGGGGCGCCGGGCCGATCCCGGCCTTCGGCGCGACAGGGGCCGCCATGGGCACCGTCGCGGCTTCGCTCATCGTCGCGGCGCTCGGGCTCGCGGCGATGCGCTCGCCCACGGCCGCCATCCACCTGCCCAGCCTCACCGCGTTACGCCCCGACTGGGCGATCATCCGGCAGCTGTTCAAGTTCGGCCTGCCGACCGGCTTCCAGGGCGTGGCCATGAACGTCGGCGGCGTGTTCCTGCTGCGCTACATCGGCGCCCTGCCCCAGAGCGCCCACGCCCAGGCCGCCTACGCCATCTCCTACACGGAGCTGTTCTCGCTCATCACGTTCACCTCGGTGGGGGTGATGGGCGCCACCGCCGCGGTGGTCGGCCAGAACCTCGGCGCCGGCAAGGGCGACCGTGCCTGGCAGGCGGTCGGCGTCAGTTCGCGGCTCGCCTTCGCGGTGGCCGTCGGGGTGGGCTTGCTGTTCCTCACCATTCCGGGGCCGCTGCTGGCGATCTTCGGCGTCACCGATCCGGTGACCGACGAGCTGGGACGCAGCCTGCTCCGCCACCTCGCCGTGTCGGGCCTGTTCGTGACCGTCGCGCTGGCCTACACCGGGGCGCTCCAGGGCTCCGGCGACACGCGCAGCCCGCTCTACATCTCCATCGTCTCGCAGGTCCTCATCCCCCTCGGGCTCTGCGCGCTCTGGCAGCGCGTCGGCACGTTCGAGCCGGTGGACATCTGGAGGGCCATCGTCGTCGGGCACATGACGCGGTGCCTGCTCTCGATCGCCAGGTTCCGCCAGGGCAAGTGGCAACGCATCGTCGTCGACCTCGGGCAACGGGTGCCCGACGAGTCGCGTCCGGAGGTCACGTAA
- a CDS encoding TonB-dependent siderophore receptor, whose amino-acid sequence MTRCLASVVASALLLAWSPCASTVHAQAPASAQPPAPAPSQPAPQPPPEAEAQEKQKYEEEVVVSASRTEQALVNAPATVTLIDEAVIQNSPATNYADLLRAVPGLNVTQTSARDINITSRAATGTLATSQLALVDGRSIYQDFFGFIAWDFLPIDPQEIKQIEVIRGPASAVWGANALTGVVNIITKSPRDLQGTAFSLSAGMFGRDADGVERSRGNLFSVSASHAAAVNERWAYKVTTGYYQQDAMARPSGTIDNGTGTRYPDFGNSGTRQPKFDARLDYDHPDGRQKVVMQGGFSGTEGMIHTGIGPFDIDRGTYLAYGKVNYSRGATRLNTFVNRVDGSATNLLAVGVDGKPLPFIFKNTTFDVEAGHLATIGTRHVLSMGGNFRYNAFDLSLAPGEDSRTEGGAYLQDEIFLSSMWRWVVGGRLDRFSVLDNVVFSPRTTLMFKPGPAHTVRVSYNRAYRAPSLVNNFLDTTIINQLDLGALNPALAGRVYNFPVAAVGNPDLSEESLDAYELGYSGVIANRATVSAAFYVNDSKNSIFFTQNGSYRATNPPPGWPLPPAALELIYLSGRFGPGNGLPSSFTYLNFGKVRQKGLELGVDADLAGGWTGFANYSYQPKPVPTGFDISELNLPSRHRVNVGGNYTGVRMLGNLSVSYASDAYWQDVLDSRYHGYTDAFTLVNGTVGYRLTDTFTVSLKVINLFDQEIQQHIFGDVMRRQGVLELRMRVGAKP is encoded by the coding sequence ATGACTCGTTGCCTCGCGTCCGTCGTTGCGTCGGCGCTGCTCCTCGCATGGAGCCCGTGCGCCTCGACCGTCCACGCCCAGGCGCCGGCCTCGGCGCAACCTCCCGCACCGGCCCCGTCCCAACCGGCGCCTCAGCCGCCGCCGGAGGCTGAGGCCCAGGAGAAGCAGAAGTACGAGGAAGAAGTCGTCGTCAGCGCCTCGCGCACCGAGCAGGCGCTGGTCAACGCCCCCGCCACCGTCACCCTGATCGACGAGGCGGTGATCCAGAATTCGCCGGCCACCAACTACGCCGACCTGCTCCGGGCGGTTCCCGGCCTGAACGTCACGCAGACCTCCGCGCGCGACATCAACATCACCTCCCGCGCCGCGACAGGCACCCTGGCCACCTCGCAGCTCGCCCTCGTCGATGGCCGCAGCATCTACCAGGACTTCTTCGGGTTCATCGCCTGGGACTTCCTGCCGATCGACCCGCAGGAAATCAAGCAGATCGAGGTGATCCGCGGCCCGGCCTCCGCCGTGTGGGGCGCCAATGCGCTGACCGGCGTCGTCAACATCATCACCAAGAGCCCGCGTGACCTGCAGGGCACGGCGTTCTCGCTGAGCGCCGGCATGTTCGGGCGCGACGCCGACGGCGTGGAGCGCAGCCGCGGCAACCTGTTCTCGGTCAGTGCGAGCCACGCCGCGGCGGTCAACGAGCGGTGGGCCTACAAGGTCACCACGGGCTACTACCAGCAGGACGCGATGGCCCGGCCGTCGGGCACCATCGACAACGGCACCGGCACCCGGTACCCCGACTTCGGCAACAGCGGCACGCGCCAGCCGAAGTTCGACGCACGCCTCGACTACGACCATCCCGACGGCCGGCAGAAGGTCGTGATGCAGGGCGGCTTCTCGGGCACCGAGGGCATGATCCACACGGGCATCGGCCCGTTCGACATCGATCGCGGCACCTACCTCGCCTACGGCAAGGTGAACTACTCGCGCGGCGCGACGCGGCTGAACACCTTCGTCAACCGCGTCGACGGCAGCGCCACCAACCTGCTCGCGGTCGGGGTCGACGGCAAGCCGCTGCCGTTCATCTTCAAGAACACGACCTTCGACGTCGAGGCGGGGCACCTGGCGACCATCGGCACGCGCCACGTCCTGAGCATGGGCGGCAACTTCCGCTACAACGCCTTCGATCTGTCGTTGGCGCCCGGCGAGGACTCGCGCACCGAGGGCGGCGCCTACCTGCAGGACGAGATCTTCCTGTCGTCGATGTGGCGCTGGGTCGTCGGCGGCCGCCTCGACAGGTTCTCCGTGCTCGACAACGTGGTGTTCTCGCCGCGCACCACGCTGATGTTCAAGCCCGGCCCGGCCCACACCGTGCGTGTCTCGTACAACCGCGCGTACCGTGCCCCCTCGCTGGTCAACAACTTCCTCGACACGACGATCATCAACCAGCTCGATCTCGGAGCGCTGAATCCGGCCCTGGCCGGCCGCGTGTACAACTTCCCGGTCGCCGCCGTCGGCAACCCCGACCTGTCGGAGGAGTCGCTCGACGCGTACGAACTCGGCTACTCGGGCGTCATCGCCAACCGCGCCACGGTGAGCGCGGCGTTCTACGTCAACGACAGCAAGAACTCGATCTTCTTCACGCAGAACGGGTCGTACCGCGCCACCAACCCGCCACCCGGGTGGCCGCTGCCGCCCGCCGCCCTCGAGCTGATCTACCTGTCGGGCCGGTTCGGCCCCGGCAACGGGCTGCCCTCGTCGTTCACCTACCTGAACTTCGGCAAGGTGAGGCAGAAGGGGCTCGAACTCGGCGTCGATGCCGACCTCGCCGGCGGGTGGACGGGCTTTGCCAACTACTCGTACCAGCCCAAGCCGGTGCCGACGGGCTTCGACATCTCCGAGCTCAACCTCCCCTCGCGGCACCGCGTGAATGTCGGTGGGAACTACACGGGCGTCCGCATGCTCGGCAACCTGTCGGTGAGCTACGCCAGCGACGCCTACTGGCAGGACGTCCTCGACTCGCGGTATCACGGCTACACCGACGCGTTCACGCTCGTCAACGGCACGGTCGGCTACCGGCTCACCGACACCTTCACGGTCTCGTTGAAGGTGATCAACCTGTTCGATCAGGAGATCCAGCAGCACATCTTCGGCGACGTCATGCGCCGGCAGGGCGTGCTGGAGTTGCGCATGAGGGTCGGCGCCAAGCCGTAA
- a CDS encoding DNA topoisomerase (ATP-hydrolyzing) subunit A, producing MTEPNLFDLPESPDGGGTPPSGPGETVVPLHEAAQTRYLNYALSVITSRALPDVRDGLKPVQRRILYTMWQQNLTADAKHRKCAKVVGDVMGNYHPHGDSALYETLVRMAQPFSLRYPLIDGSGNFGSLDGDGAAAMRYTECRLARISDELLTELDQDTVPFRPNYDGTRSEPVVLPSRVPTLLINGAMGIAVGMATNVPPHHLGEVCTALLRLIDNPELTTLQLCRYVKGPDFPTGGQILNSPDELKEIYRTGSGAIRLRGMWEQGEVGRATKVVTITAIPYTVDKSELVTRIADLVVSRKLPPLLDVRDVSTDDIRVELEIKRDADEALVMAYLCKHTPLQISLGVNLTCLIPTEQDDIGRPERLDLKAMLWHFLHFRMDVVARRLEHEAATLVRRLHILEGFEKVFDALDEILDIVRKSDGKADAAAKIITRFGLDEEQTDAILELKVYRLARLEILVVQRELADKRERLAEIRALLADEAGRWTLVRNEIAEVQKLYSDTRADRRRTTFASDEDVVEYDADAFIIEEDNVVVVSRDGWIKRQKEVKDPATTRLREGDEVLAAVGGSTRATLVLFTTLGVAYTCRFVDVPASTGYGEPVQRLFKFKDGERVVAVMSLDPRVSPDLRAKTEGDTPPRHALAATSDGYALRFSLEPYLEPSTRAGRKFARLPDGAEIVGVVQVTGQETIIAATREARAMLCPVEEVNVLSGPGRGVILIKIEAARDRLLGFIASRGDRDLMVVETSRGAEQTVSTAKYEVTSRGGKGRELLQRGTFTRIVPPPPVVVGPAE from the coding sequence ATGACTGAACCGAACCTGTTCGACCTGCCCGAGTCCCCTGACGGCGGCGGCACGCCGCCCTCCGGGCCGGGCGAGACCGTCGTGCCGCTGCACGAGGCCGCCCAGACCCGTTACCTCAATTACGCCCTGTCGGTCATCACCTCGCGGGCCCTGCCCGACGTGCGCGACGGCCTCAAGCCGGTGCAGCGCCGCATCCTCTACACGATGTGGCAGCAGAACCTGACCGCCGACGCCAAGCACCGCAAGTGCGCCAAGGTGGTCGGCGACGTGATGGGCAACTACCACCCGCACGGCGACAGCGCCCTGTACGAGACCCTCGTGCGCATGGCGCAGCCCTTCTCGCTGCGCTACCCGCTGATCGACGGCTCGGGCAACTTCGGCTCGCTCGACGGCGACGGCGCCGCGGCCATGCGTTACACCGAGTGCCGCCTGGCCCGCATCAGCGACGAACTGCTCACCGAGCTCGACCAGGACACGGTGCCGTTCCGGCCCAACTACGACGGCACGCGCAGCGAGCCCGTCGTGCTGCCTTCGCGCGTCCCGACGCTGCTGATCAACGGCGCGATGGGCATCGCCGTCGGCATGGCGACCAACGTCCCGCCGCACCACCTCGGCGAGGTCTGCACGGCGTTGCTGCGCCTGATCGACAACCCCGAGCTGACGACGCTGCAGTTGTGCCGCTACGTGAAGGGGCCCGACTTCCCCACCGGCGGGCAGATCCTCAACTCGCCAGACGAACTCAAGGAGATCTACCGCACCGGCAGCGGGGCGATCCGCCTGCGCGGCATGTGGGAGCAGGGCGAGGTCGGGCGCGCGACCAAGGTGGTGACGATCACCGCCATCCCGTACACGGTCGACAAGTCGGAACTGGTCACGCGCATCGCCGACCTCGTCGTGTCGCGGAAGCTGCCGCCCCTGCTCGACGTGCGCGACGTCAGCACCGACGACATCCGCGTCGAGCTCGAGATCAAGCGCGACGCCGACGAGGCGCTGGTCATGGCGTACCTGTGCAAGCACACGCCGCTGCAGATCAGCCTCGGGGTCAACCTCACCTGCCTGATCCCCACCGAGCAGGACGACATCGGCCGTCCGGAGCGACTCGACCTCAAGGCGATGCTCTGGCACTTCCTCCACTTCCGGATGGACGTGGTGGCGCGTCGCCTCGAGCACGAGGCCGCGACCCTGGTCCGGCGGCTGCACATCCTCGAGGGCTTCGAGAAGGTCTTCGACGCGCTCGACGAGATCCTGGACATCGTCCGCAAGTCGGACGGCAAGGCCGATGCGGCTGCCAAGATCATCACGCGCTTCGGCCTTGACGAGGAGCAGACCGACGCGATCCTCGAGCTGAAGGTGTACCGCCTGGCGCGCCTCGAGATTCTCGTGGTGCAGCGCGAGCTGGCCGACAAGCGCGAGCGGCTGGCCGAGATTCGCGCCTTGCTGGCCGACGAGGCCGGCCGCTGGACGCTGGTCCGCAACGAGATCGCCGAGGTGCAGAAGCTGTACAGCGACACACGCGCCGATCGCCGTCGCACGACGTTTGCCAGCGACGAGGACGTCGTCGAGTACGACGCCGACGCGTTCATCATCGAGGAGGACAACGTCGTCGTTGTATCGCGCGACGGCTGGATCAAGCGGCAGAAGGAGGTCAAGGATCCGGCGACGACCCGGCTGCGCGAGGGCGACGAAGTGCTCGCCGCGGTCGGCGGCAGCACGCGCGCGACGCTGGTGCTGTTCACCACCCTGGGGGTCGCCTACACCTGCCGGTTCGTCGACGTGCCGGCCTCGACCGGCTACGGCGAGCCGGTGCAGCGCCTCTTCAAGTTCAAGGACGGCGAGCGCGTGGTGGCGGTGATGAGCCTCGACCCGCGCGTCAGCCCGGACCTGCGGGCGAAGACCGAGGGCGACACGCCGCCCCGCCACGCGCTCGCGGCGACCTCGGACGGCTACGCGTTGCGCTTCAGCCTCGAGCCCTACCTCGAGCCCAGCACGCGCGCCGGCCGCAAGTTCGCGCGGCTGCCGGACGGCGCGGAGATCGTCGGCGTCGTCCAGGTGACCGGCCAGGAGACCATCATCGCCGCGACCCGCGAGGCCCGCGCCATGCTGTGCCCCGTCGAGGAGGTCAACGTGCTGTCGGGCCCCGGCCGCGGCGTGATCCTGATCAAGATCGAGGCGGCGCGCGATCGCCTGCTCGGCTTCATCGCCTCACGCGGCGACCGCGACCTGATGGTCGTGGAGACCTCGCGCGGCGCCGAGCAGACGGTGAGCACCGCCAAGTACGAGGTCACCTCGCGCGGCGGCAAGGGACGCGAGCTCCTGCAGCGCGGGACCTTCACGCGGATCGTGCCGCCGCCGCCGGTCGTCGTCGGTCCCGCCGAATAG